A genomic window from Zonotrichia leucophrys gambelii isolate GWCS_2022_RI chromosome 25, RI_Zleu_2.0, whole genome shotgun sequence includes:
- the PEX19 gene encoding peroxisomal biogenesis factor 19 — MAAEPGPGPGPDAELEELLESALDDFERSRPAPPAPASSSCPPSPPSAADSAKDSLFSSQERFFQELFEGELAAQAAAEFQEAMQELARQEPQLVEQFQKLSEAAGKVGSDAASQQEFTSCLKETLSGLAKNANDLQNSPGSEEELAKALEGLGLDESSGDGVLPVMRSIMESLLSKDVLYPSLKEITEKYPEWLRQHEGSLPPEQRARFSQQQALMLRICAELERERPEEPEGQRRERFETLLDLMQQLQDLGHPPKELAGDTPPGLNLTGEQCRLM, encoded by the exons ATGGCGGCggagccgggcccgggcccggggccCGACGCGGAgttggaggagctgctggaga GTGCCCTGGACGACTTCGAGCGCagccgccccgcgccccctgcccctgccagctcctcctgccccccttcccctccctcagcCGCCGACTCCGCCAAG GACTCGCTGTTCTCCTCGCAGGAAAGGTTCTTCCAGGAGCTCTTTGAGGGCGAGCTGGCGgcgcaggcagcagctgagttCCAGGAGGCCATGCAGGAGCTGGCACggcaggagccacagctggTGGAGCAGTTCCAGAAGCTCTCAGAGGCTGCTGGCAAAGTCG GCAGCGACGCGGCCTCGCAGCAGGAATTCACCTCCTGCCTCAAGGAGACGCTGAGCGGGCTGGCCAAGAACGCCAACGACCTCCAG AACTCCCCGGGATCCGAGGAGGAGCTGGCCAaggccctggaggggctggggctggacgAGAGCAGCGGCGACGGCGTCCTGCCCGTCATGCGCAGCATCATGGAGTCCCTGCTGTCCAAGGACGTGCTCTACCCCTCCCTCAAGGAGATCACCGAgaag taCCCGGAGTGGCTCCGGCAGCACGAGGGCTCGCTGCCGCCGGAGCAGCGGGCGCGGTTCAGCCAGCAGCAGGCGCTGATGCTGCGGATCTGCGCGGAGCTGGAGCGGGAGCGGCCCGAGGAGCCCGAggggcagcgccgggagcgCTTCGAGACCCTGCTGGACCTGATGCagcag ctGCAGGACCTGGGCCACCCCCCcaaggagctggcaggggacacG CCGCCAGGACTGAACCTCACAGGGGAGCAGTGCCGCCTCATGTAG
- the LOC135457603 gene encoding Fc receptor-like protein 3, with protein MAGRVALLLWAQTLGLVGAQTTQLLVKPPWRPAVLWDRVTLTCQGLGTAGDTTWYKDGKRWWQKRQESFTVTERGTYECDRPGTGPSPPVTVSADPLVLQVPGWVLLEGDTVTLRCRGWWNVTVTLVSFYHEGTELGRLRDGAELSLSPLQLKHSGRYRCEGRVGYREWEESAPVTVTVHELFSVPVLVLEGPPEITVGSPLTLSCRSTPSPLRPRAPLLYLFYRDGWVLGVLQGSPQLLLPAVGVSHSGNYSCEAQSQSGTVRKSSARLSVTVRRIPPSGVSLSAQPPGGQVALGDSLVLSCAVAAGTGPLSFSWHREGSGAPLGTGTRLELGHVGDNDSGQYRCRVSDGDSVAESDTMNVTVLVPVANATITPGPLAHQVHTGDNVTLRCSVQVGSAPVTFTWLHNGQEVARGPLLELRDIAVGHSGTYQCVATNQLGQDGHRVFRAFSPELALEVTTWGHRDTAVAAGVGSSLLALVLLGAAIVGWQRCHRRGG; from the exons atggccgGGAGGGTGgcactgctcctgtggg cccagaccctcGGCCTTGTTG GTGCTCAGACCACCCAGCTCCTCGTGAAGCCCCCCTGGAGGCCGGCGGTGCTGTGGGACcgggtgacactgacctgccagggctTGGGGACTGCTGGTGACACCACCTGGTACAAGGATGGGAAGCGCTGGTGGCAGAAGAGACAGGAGAGCTTCACTGTCACCGAGAGAGGCACCTATGAGTGTGACAGACCCGGCACTGGGCCCAGCCCCCCTGTGACAGTCTCAGCCG acccgctggtgctgcaggtgccgggatgggtgctgctggaaggggacacggtgacactgCGCTGCCGGGGCTGGTGGAACGTCACGGTCACCTTGGTGTCCTTCTACCACGAGGGGACAGAACTGGGGAGGCTCCGCGATGGcgcagagctgtccctgtcccctctgcagctgaaacACAGCGGCCGCTACCGCTGCGAGGGCCGGGTGGGATACCGGGAGTGGGAGGAGTCAGCGccggtgacagtgacagtgcacg agctCTTCTCGGTgccagtgctggtgctggagggtCCCCCCGAGATCACCGTGGGGTCCCCCCTGACTCTCAGCTGCcgcagcacccccagccccctgcggccccgagcccccctCCTGTACCTGTTCTACCGGGAcgggtgggtgctgggggtccTGCAGGGGTCcccgcagctgctgctgcccgccGTGGGGGTCTCCCACTCGGGGAATTACAGCTGTGAGGCGCAGTCCCAGAGTGGGACCGTGCGGAAGAGCAGCGCCCGGCTCAGCGTCACGGTGCGCA ggatcCCACCCTcgggggtgtccctgtcagcGCAGCCCCCCGGGGGacaggtggcacttggggacagcctggtgctgagctgtgcgGTGGCCGCGGGGACAGGTCCCCTGTCCTTCTCCTGGCACCGGGAGGGCTCGGGGGCACCGCTGGGCACCGGCACCcgcctggagctgggacacgTTGGGGACAATGACAGCGGCCAGTACCGGTGCCGGGTCAGCGATGGGGACAGCGTGGCCGAGAGTGACACCATGAATGTCACCGTCCTGG tgcccgtggccaatgccaccatcacccccgGTCCCCTGGCACACCAGGTGCACACAGGTGACAACGTGACCCTGCGCTGCTCAGtgcaggtgggctcagcccctgtcaccttcacctggctgcacaacgggcaggaggtggcccggggtcccctcctggagctcagggacatcGCTGTGGGACATTCGGGCACCTACCAGTGCGTGGCCAccaaccagctgggacaggacggGCACCGCGTGTTCCGGGCattcagccctgagctggcactggaGGTGACAacgtggggacacagggacacag cagtggccGCAGGGGTtggcagctccctcctggcctTGGTCCTGCTCGGGGCGGCCATCGTGGGCTGGCAGCGGTGCCACCGCCGCGGTgggtga